A genome region from Roseovarius sp. THAF27 includes the following:
- a CDS encoding SCO family protein, with the protein MARTDATMTRRALLRRMGSAGLVVPLAACNEAGWYGEDVSGLLPDLSFTMTRAQDGTRVTQADYEGQVVALFFGFSFCPDICPMTLSNLSAVVDQLGEDAAKLSILFVTVDPERDTPEVMTEYAAAFTPCVDGLIGTPNQLARLARRLKVTYKIEPHQPDDLTYDVSHGKSVYVFDAQGDARVIWPGFDTLQADIAGATGDIRRVMSA; encoded by the coding sequence ATGGCCCGTACTGACGCGACGATGACCCGCCGAGCGCTGCTCCGGCGCATGGGGTCCGCAGGACTGGTCGTGCCGCTGGCCGCCTGTAACGAGGCTGGATGGTATGGCGAGGATGTAAGCGGGCTTTTACCCGACCTGTCTTTCACCATGACCCGGGCTCAGGACGGGACGCGCGTGACACAGGCCGATTACGAAGGACAGGTCGTCGCGCTGTTCTTTGGCTTTAGCTTCTGCCCCGATATCTGCCCGATGACACTCTCCAACCTGTCCGCTGTGGTCGATCAGCTGGGCGAGGACGCCGCGAAACTGTCGATACTCTTCGTTACAGTGGACCCCGAGCGCGATACGCCCGAGGTGATGACGGAATACGCCGCCGCCTTCACGCCGTGCGTTGACGGGCTGATCGGCACGCCCAACCAACTGGCCCGTCTTGCCCGGCGCCTCAAAGTCACCTACAAGATCGAACCACATCAGCCGGACGACTTGACCTATGATGTATCGCACGGCAAGTCTGTCTATGTTTTCGATGCGCAAGGCGACGCGCGCGTCATATGGCCCGGTTTCGATACGCTACAGGCCGACATCGCTGGGGCCACCGGCGACATCCGCCGCGTGATGAGCGCCTGA
- a CDS encoding phosphonate ABC transporter ATP-binding protein, translating to MSTAIQIDDLSFAHTGADVPALERVSLKIPTGESVALLGPSGAGKTTLLALLDGRLFGWRWQVSILGAPLDPDHPPMRARRPDTGFVFQEFALVERSTVLRNVLNGRLGRMSPLRALMGSPTKHDLEIARTALADCGISDLAERRVDSLSGGQRQRVAIARGLAQEPRLILADEPVSNLDPARAGEILALLTGAAQARGATALFSSHQPELARHFAQRIIGIRGGRIAFDVPTSELNEDATAELYREVEPIPGIGLRAVS from the coding sequence ATGAGCACTGCTATCCAAATCGACGACCTGAGTTTTGCCCATACGGGCGCAGACGTCCCGGCGCTGGAGCGGGTTTCGCTTAAGATTCCGACGGGCGAAAGCGTGGCTCTGCTCGGCCCGTCCGGGGCGGGCAAGACGACCCTGCTGGCACTGCTTGATGGCAGGCTGTTTGGCTGGCGCTGGCAGGTTTCGATCTTGGGCGCACCGCTCGATCCCGATCATCCGCCAATGCGCGCGCGCCGCCCGGATACCGGTTTCGTTTTTCAAGAGTTCGCGTTGGTCGAACGCTCCACTGTTCTGCGTAACGTCCTGAACGGCCGCCTGGGGCGCATGTCGCCGCTGCGGGCCCTGATGGGATCACCGACCAAGCACGATCTGGAGATTGCGCGCACGGCACTTGCCGATTGCGGCATTTCTGATCTTGCCGAACGCAGAGTCGACAGCCTCAGCGGCGGGCAGCGGCAGCGCGTCGCCATCGCGCGGGGTCTGGCGCAGGAACCACGGCTTATTCTGGCCGATGAACCGGTGAGCAACCTCGACCCCGCGCGTGCAGGTGAGATCCTGGCGCTGCTGACCGGGGCGGCGCAAGCGCGCGGCGCGACGGCGCTGTTTTCGTCGCACCAGCCCGAGCTGGCGCGGCATTTCGCGCAGCGCATCATCGGCATTCGTGGCGGGCGGATCGCCTTTGATGTGCCGACCTCCGAGTTGAACGAGGATGCGACAGCGGAGCTCTATCGGGAGGTTGAGCCAATCCCCGGAATCGGCCTCAGGGCGGTGTCCTGA
- a CDS encoding cytochrome c peroxidase, whose product MRVLLATLASALLLSGPVAATPAKEAPWLPDAAAYRLTLFLGNLAPLPWDDIRTAWTEPYRGSEFSVGALAWLDRESKIEPDALMDAMMREDRQAVFAEATRLIALRIEEELDRSLAAEESATAQQAVRTARELYRAFEDGVAAADSEAARRIGLAWLELNSSTGFSGVLGAGSTSADRETMEAARTVISSYLAENYLLDSFAPRRALSALPETAVLSGRAIEVPPSLPPGSDIFDQDPLPLLVLNFEEQDIDETDLPLVAFGDMLFDSAQIFGSPARDLGITCSTCHNRSDINQRLFVPGASHQPGAIDVDGAFFNPIFNDRRDDPLDIPSLRGLRFTGPYGRDGRFASLRDFTRNVIVNEFGGDEPTPFMLDALVAYMLEFDFLPNSMLTTDGRLTDAAPEVARRGEEIFNQPFAGLGDRSCASCHVPDANFLDRQAHDIGSVAPAYEGARAGALDTPTLLGTAYTAPYFHDGSLPTLAAVVDWFDETKALGLTEEDRASLTAYLETVGAADEPYEAFDTENTAFRLAFAELTTFASTLDTLLPRRDAEHILLLTDTVAADLSADASTMSNLAARPEVYALAERLAAVGAAVRADDWATAEASWTAFKSEAAAIEERAF is encoded by the coding sequence ATGAGAGTGCTGCTCGCCACACTCGCAAGTGCGCTCCTCCTGTCCGGACCTGTCGCGGCGACGCCGGCCAAGGAGGCGCCCTGGCTTCCCGACGCAGCGGCCTATCGGCTGACGCTCTTTCTTGGAAACCTCGCGCCTCTGCCCTGGGACGACATCAGGACCGCCTGGACGGAACCCTACCGGGGTTCGGAATTCTCTGTCGGAGCGCTGGCGTGGCTGGACCGCGAAAGCAAAATCGAGCCTGACGCTCTCATGGACGCCATGATGCGCGAAGACCGGCAGGCGGTTTTTGCCGAGGCGACGCGGCTCATCGCGCTCAGGATCGAAGAGGAACTGGACCGGTCTCTCGCGGCCGAAGAATCGGCGACAGCACAGCAGGCCGTACGAACGGCACGCGAACTCTACCGCGCGTTCGAGGACGGCGTCGCGGCCGCCGATTCGGAGGCTGCGAGACGGATCGGCCTGGCTTGGCTGGAGCTCAATAGCAGCACCGGGTTCTCTGGCGTACTTGGCGCAGGCTCAACATCTGCGGATCGCGAGACCATGGAAGCGGCGCGCACAGTGATCTCCAGCTATCTTGCGGAAAACTATCTTTTGGACAGCTTCGCTCCGCGTCGGGCGTTAAGCGCCCTGCCGGAAACCGCCGTGCTCAGCGGTCGCGCCATCGAGGTGCCGCCAAGCCTGCCACCGGGCTCCGACATCTTCGATCAGGACCCGTTGCCACTGCTCGTCCTCAATTTTGAGGAGCAGGACATCGACGAGACCGACCTGCCGCTCGTCGCTTTCGGCGACATGCTGTTCGACAGCGCGCAGATCTTCGGAAGCCCCGCGCGCGATCTCGGGATCACCTGCTCGACGTGTCACAACCGCTCGGACATCAACCAGCGGCTTTTCGTTCCGGGCGCAAGCCACCAGCCAGGCGCGATCGACGTCGACGGCGCCTTTTTCAACCCGATCTTCAACGACCGGCGCGACGACCCGCTCGACATTCCGAGCCTGCGCGGCTTGCGTTTTACAGGTCCCTACGGCCGCGATGGCCGTTTCGCCTCCCTGCGCGATTTCACCCGCAACGTGATCGTCAACGAGTTCGGCGGGGATGAACCGACGCCCTTCATGCTGGACGCTCTCGTCGCCTACATGCTCGAGTTCGACTTCCTGCCGAATTCCATGCTGACGACCGATGGCCGCCTGACCGACGCGGCCCCGGAAGTCGCCCGGCGTGGCGAGGAGATCTTCAACCAGCCCTTTGCCGGGCTCGGCGATCGCTCCTGCGCCAGCTGCCATGTGCCAGATGCGAACTTCCTCGACCGGCAGGCCCACGACATAGGCTCCGTTGCGCCAGCCTATGAAGGTGCCCGTGCCGGTGCGCTGGACACGCCCACGCTGCTCGGCACGGCCTATACCGCGCCCTACTTCCATGACGGATCTCTGCCGACGCTGGCCGCTGTCGTGGACTGGTTCGACGAAACGAAAGCGCTCGGGCTGACCGAGGAAGACCGCGCGTCCCTGACCGCCTATCTCGAGACCGTGGGTGCGGCGGACGAACCCTACGAGGCGTTCGACACCGAGAATACCGCTTTCCGGCTGGCATTCGCCGAATTGACGACCTTCGCCTCGACACTCGACACGCTACTGCCGCGGCGGGACGCAGAGCACATCCTGCTGCTGACTGACACCGTGGCCGCGGACCTCTCGGCGGACGCCAGCACCATGTCGAACCTTGCTGCGCGGCCCGAGGTCTACGCGTTGGCTGAGCGGCTGGCCGCGGTCGGCGCCGCCGTCCGTGCCGATGACTGGGCGACCGCCGAAGCAAGCTGGACCGCGTTCAAGTCCGAAGCCGCCGCAATCGAAGAGAGGGCATTCTGA
- the mntR gene encoding manganese-binding transcriptional regulator MntR gives MTKLQSQERETFEIVERAPESQAEGFATVRQAHESEMAEDYVELIAELIESRGEARPVEIAERFGVKPPTVTKNISRLKAAGLVRREPYRAIFLTDAGQELAEACRRRHRIVVAFLLSLGIDEETAERDAEGIEHHVSETTLKAFEQALVPSQSDT, from the coding sequence ATGACAAAGTTGCAATCACAAGAACGTGAAACGTTCGAAATTGTAGAAAGGGCTCCCGAATCACAGGCTGAGGGTTTCGCGACCGTGCGTCAGGCGCATGAGAGTGAAATGGCAGAAGATTACGTTGAACTGATTGCGGAACTGATCGAGTCGCGCGGTGAGGCAAGGCCGGTGGAAATTGCCGAACGGTTTGGAGTAAAGCCGCCGACCGTGACCAAGAACATATCGCGGCTCAAGGCTGCTGGCCTGGTGCGGCGGGAACCTTATCGCGCGATATTCCTCACCGATGCCGGGCAGGAGTTGGCCGAAGCCTGCCGTCGACGCCACAGGATCGTAGTCGCGTTTCTCCTGAGCCTCGGGATCGACGAGGAGACCGCGGAACGCGATGCGGAGGGTATTGAACACCACGTCAGCGAGACAACGCTGAAAGCATTCGAACAAGCGCTCGTGCCTTCCCAGAGTGATACTTAA
- a CDS encoding cytochrome c oxidase assembly protein — translation MTIQKLEANALPSDTLAYGSIVLLGAALWALTTYFPAQMPAILPYQFSWLIYLAVTLSGLWFARGLRRTAPGDRVSRLRQAAFWTGLVLLWGVTQTGFEYLAQRMFFTNRLQHVAMHHVGPVLLALSAGGPVLLAGAPEWLRALCASRLVIVIYRTIQQPVIAVILFVGLFWFWLIPPVHFAAMLDPVLYQVMNWSMAVDGILFWALVLDTRPAPPAWLRFGWRAALAVGVMFPQIILGALISFATVDLFPYYAFCGRYFPSISAVTDQQIGGIVIWIPPAMMSVLGLLVVVRNMRAANADL, via the coding sequence ATGACCATTCAGAAACTCGAAGCCAATGCCTTGCCAAGCGACACTTTGGCCTATGGCAGTATCGTTCTGCTTGGCGCGGCTCTCTGGGCGCTAACCACCTACTTTCCGGCGCAGATGCCGGCGATCCTGCCCTATCAATTCTCGTGGCTGATCTATCTCGCGGTGACGCTGTCGGGGCTCTGGTTCGCGCGCGGGCTCCGGCGGACCGCGCCGGGAGACCGCGTGAGCCGATTGCGGCAGGCGGCTTTCTGGACGGGGTTGGTGTTGTTGTGGGGCGTTACGCAGACCGGGTTCGAATATCTCGCACAGCGCATGTTCTTCACTAATCGGTTGCAGCACGTCGCCATGCATCATGTAGGCCCGGTCCTGCTGGCGCTCAGCGCGGGTGGCCCGGTGCTGCTGGCGGGAGCGCCGGAATGGTTGCGCGCGCTCTGTGCCAGCCGCTTGGTGATTGTTATCTATCGCACGATCCAGCAGCCCGTCATAGCGGTGATACTCTTCGTCGGACTGTTCTGGTTCTGGCTGATCCCGCCGGTGCATTTCGCCGCCATGCTTGACCCGGTGCTCTACCAGGTGATGAACTGGTCGATGGCGGTGGACGGCATCTTGTTCTGGGCGCTGGTACTGGACACTCGGCCCGCGCCGCCCGCGTGGTTGCGTTTCGGCTGGCGCGCTGCGCTGGCCGTGGGCGTCATGTTTCCGCAGATCATTCTAGGCGCGCTCATCTCCTTCGCCACGGTGGACTTGTTTCCCTATTACGCATTCTGCGGGCGGTATTTCCCTTCGATCTCTGCGGTAACGGATCAGCAGATCGGCGGCATCGTCATCTGGATTCCTCCCGCGATGATGAGCGTTCTGGGCCTCTTGGTGGTGGTGCGAAATATGCGCGCCGCCAACGCAGACCTTTAG
- a CDS encoding cation-translocating P-type ATPase — translation MSFDGNRNDHSHRSDQKQPHATGKSCCDAKRDVASAGLAPSGGRSFQVSGLDCAEEVAILNRVVGPKVGGTEHLAFDVINGRMTILDSAKRIPDDEVTQLVATTGMSAKPWDADNAAEDQAAHLARQKRFTSLSGGFWGAGFLFHMVETGMGGALGLFAGHGDVPMPMAEAGIFALAILFGVWLVAPKAWSSARRLSPDMNLLMVLAVAGAISLGEFFEAATVAFFFSLSLYLESWSVGRARNAVSALLDLAPPTARVLYEDGSESDVPAAAVAVNARFIVRGGDRIPLDGEVVDGAGAVDQAPITGESALVPKEPGEEVYAGTINGEGTLTVRATKAASDTVLAKIIRMVGDAHARRAPVEQWVAKFARIYTPIVMALAITIALVPPLLLGGAWDYWFYNALVLLVIACPCALVISTPVSIVAALTASARAGVLIKGGAYVEAPGRTTALAMDKTGTITMGEPEVAAVHPLVGVSARDLMALAASLEVRSSHPLARAILSRAKADGVSVSAAEDTRTVPGRGLEGRADGRAIWLGSDRFAEEKGFGNAIPADLRDQIGETGSTLVAVGDKAGVTGVLELRDRIRPDAKGIVARLHAQGVETIVMLTGDNERTARAVAAEVGIDEVRAELLPEDKVTAIEELVESHDMVAMIGDGVNDAPAMARAHYAIAMGAVGSDAAIETADIALMTDDIGKVPWLIGHSRRAMTIIHQNIGISLATKALFVGLTAFGMASMWGAIAADVGVSLLVVANALRLLNGHRVEAGPSGGEPIGERMAKGALAHGH, via the coding sequence ATGTCTTTTGATGGCAACCGCAACGATCACAGCCACCGGAGTGATCAAAAGCAACCTCACGCAACAGGCAAATCCTGTTGCGATGCGAAAAGAGATGTTGCGTCGGCTGGGCTAGCGCCGTCCGGCGGAAGGAGCTTTCAGGTATCCGGGCTCGATTGCGCCGAAGAGGTGGCGATCCTGAACCGGGTTGTCGGGCCGAAAGTGGGCGGAACCGAACACCTGGCATTCGACGTTATCAACGGGCGAATGACCATCCTCGATAGCGCCAAGAGGATACCAGACGACGAGGTCACGCAGTTGGTCGCAACGACCGGCATGAGCGCGAAGCCTTGGGATGCCGACAACGCAGCAGAGGACCAGGCGGCGCATCTGGCACGTCAGAAGCGCTTTACCTCGTTGAGCGGCGGCTTCTGGGGGGCGGGATTCCTTTTTCACATGGTCGAGACCGGCATGGGTGGCGCGCTCGGGCTCTTTGCGGGCCATGGCGATGTGCCGATGCCCATGGCGGAAGCAGGGATCTTCGCCCTCGCGATTCTTTTCGGAGTTTGGCTTGTCGCGCCCAAGGCCTGGTCTTCGGCGCGGAGGCTTAGCCCCGACATGAACCTGCTCATGGTGCTGGCCGTCGCCGGCGCCATCAGCCTCGGAGAGTTTTTTGAGGCTGCGACGGTCGCCTTCTTTTTTTCGCTCTCTCTCTATCTTGAGAGCTGGAGCGTGGGGCGGGCGCGTAACGCGGTTTCCGCGCTCCTCGATCTGGCGCCGCCAACGGCGCGGGTCCTTTACGAAGACGGATCGGAATCCGACGTTCCGGCTGCGGCTGTGGCAGTCAATGCAAGGTTTATCGTGCGCGGCGGCGACCGTATCCCCCTCGACGGTGAGGTCGTGGACGGGGCAGGGGCCGTCGATCAGGCCCCAATTACTGGGGAAAGCGCGCTAGTACCCAAGGAACCCGGCGAAGAGGTCTATGCCGGCACGATCAACGGCGAGGGCACACTGACGGTGCGGGCGACGAAGGCCGCCTCGGATACGGTGCTCGCGAAAATCATTCGCATGGTAGGCGATGCCCATGCCCGCCGCGCGCCGGTCGAACAGTGGGTGGCCAAGTTCGCGCGCATCTACACACCAATCGTGATGGCTCTGGCGATCACCATCGCGCTGGTGCCACCACTCCTGCTCGGCGGCGCCTGGGACTACTGGTTCTACAATGCCCTGGTCCTTCTGGTCATCGCATGTCCTTGCGCGTTGGTCATTTCTACGCCGGTTTCCATCGTTGCGGCGCTGACCGCGTCGGCACGGGCGGGGGTGCTCATCAAGGGCGGCGCCTATGTCGAAGCGCCGGGGCGGACCACGGCACTGGCGATGGACAAGACCGGGACGATCACCATGGGAGAGCCTGAGGTGGCGGCGGTTCACCCACTGGTCGGTGTTTCCGCACGCGATCTCATGGCGCTGGCAGCAAGCCTGGAGGTGCGGTCTTCACACCCGCTGGCACGCGCCATACTCTCGCGCGCCAAAGCCGATGGTGTTTCCGTGTCTGCCGCAGAGGACACCCGCACCGTGCCCGGGCGCGGTCTGGAAGGACGCGCCGACGGGCGCGCTATCTGGCTCGGCTCGGATCGGTTCGCCGAAGAGAAAGGGTTCGGCAATGCCATTCCGGCGGATCTGCGGGATCAGATCGGGGAGACAGGGAGCACCCTCGTTGCCGTGGGTGACAAGGCCGGCGTGACCGGCGTACTGGAGCTTCGCGACCGCATCCGCCCAGATGCAAAGGGTATCGTTGCGCGCCTGCATGCGCAGGGTGTGGAGACCATCGTGATGTTGACGGGCGACAACGAACGCACCGCGCGCGCGGTGGCAGCCGAAGTCGGCATCGACGAGGTGCGCGCCGAACTTTTGCCGGAAGACAAGGTGACGGCCATTGAGGAACTCGTCGAAAGCCACGACATGGTAGCGATGATCGGCGACGGTGTGAATGACGCACCGGCCATGGCGCGTGCGCATTATGCCATCGCCATGGGCGCTGTCGGATCGGATGCCGCTATCGAGACGGCCGACATCGCGCTTATGACCGACGACATCGGCAAGGTACCTTGGCTTATTGGCCATTCGCGCCGGGCCATGACGATCATCCACCAGAATATCGGCATATCGCTGGCGACCAAGGCGCTGTTCGTCGGGCTGACCGCGTTCGGGATGGCCTCAATGTGGGGCGCCATTGCTGCGGATGTAGGCGTGTCTCTGCTTGTCGTGGCCAACGCGCTTCGGCTCCTGAACGGCCACCGGGTCGAAGCGGGGCCCTCGGGCGGTGAACCGATTGGCGAGCGGATGGCGAAGGGAGCACTCGCGCACGGTCATTGA
- a CDS encoding phosphate/phosphite/phosphonate ABC transporter substrate-binding protein: MPVQLTRRTILTLVGAGAVSLATPLAAQDTALRLAFIPQENPEKLLGDIEAITGWLASEIGVPVEGFVTIDHAAAVEALRNGDADISFMGALPFVLAEAEIGAVPLLSEVYRDAPNYTGRIFVRRDSGIGALADLRGRDIAFADPISESGYLYPLAEFVEAGLVKGPGAAEEFFGRVFFAGGYQQAMQAMAEGLVDAAGASQYADLLLTPQQQAEVTWIAESAPIPSHLVIARPGLDAALRDRFVDAMLRLNEPEHRNKLRYLYGPDGYIRADGAAYDGVRDMARRYGLLE; the protein is encoded by the coding sequence ATGCCAGTTCAACTGACCCGTAGAACGATACTGACCTTGGTCGGCGCGGGCGCGGTGTCGTTGGCGACACCTCTCGCCGCGCAGGACACTGCGTTGCGGCTGGCTTTCATCCCGCAGGAGAACCCGGAGAAGCTGCTTGGCGATATTGAGGCCATCACCGGCTGGCTGGCCAGTGAGATCGGCGTCCCGGTCGAGGGGTTCGTTACCATCGACCACGCAGCGGCGGTTGAGGCGCTGCGAAACGGCGACGCGGATATCTCCTTCATGGGCGCCCTGCCCTTCGTTCTGGCCGAGGCCGAGATCGGTGCCGTGCCGCTCCTGTCCGAGGTCTACCGCGACGCGCCGAATTATACGGGCCGCATTTTCGTGCGGCGCGACAGCGGTATCGGCGCGCTCGCAGACCTGCGCGGACGCGACATCGCCTTTGCCGATCCGATCTCGGAATCGGGCTATCTCTATCCGCTCGCCGAATTCGTAGAGGCCGGGCTGGTTAAAGGTCCCGGCGCAGCGGAGGAATTTTTCGGCCGCGTCTTTTTCGCGGGGGGCTACCAACAAGCCATGCAGGCAATGGCCGAAGGCCTGGTCGATGCCGCGGGCGCCAGCCAGTATGCCGACCTGCTTCTGACACCGCAGCAACAGGCGGAGGTAACCTGGATCGCGGAAAGCGCACCGATCCCGAGCCATTTGGTGATCGCTCGCCCTGGGCTCGATGCCGCTCTGCGGGACCGTTTTGTCGACGCAATGCTGCGGCTCAACGAGCCGGAGCACCGCAACAAGCTGCGCTATCTTTATGGACCGGACGGCTATATCAGGGCCGACGGCGCCGCCTATGACGGCGTGCGCGATATGGCGCGGCGATACGGGCTGTTGGAATGA
- a CDS encoding murein L,D-transpeptidase family protein: protein MNTRISRRVLLLGGLAAFLSGCASKFRSYNGPQVTRLRMYKAQRLLVLDGADDVLRTYPIGLGFAPEGHKQFEGDGRTPEGSYLIDRRNPNSLFHLSIGISYPNEADIAFAEAQGKSPGGDIFIHGGPRKGIDPMNKRDWTAGCISVTDRQIEDIYAMVRDGTPIDIYA from the coding sequence ATGAATACCAGAATTTCACGGCGGGTCTTGCTGTTGGGCGGTTTGGCCGCCTTCCTTTCAGGCTGTGCCAGCAAGTTCCGGTCGTACAACGGACCACAAGTGACCCGGTTACGCATGTACAAGGCGCAGCGGCTGTTAGTTCTTGACGGCGCGGATGACGTCTTGCGGACCTATCCCATCGGATTGGGCTTCGCGCCCGAAGGCCACAAGCAGTTTGAGGGGGACGGCCGCACGCCGGAGGGCTCCTACCTGATTGACCGGCGCAACCCAAACAGCCTCTTCCACCTCTCCATCGGCATTTCATATCCCAATGAAGCCGACATCGCGTTTGCAGAGGCGCAAGGAAAATCGCCGGGTGGCGACATCTTCATCCACGGGGGGCCCCGCAAGGGGATCGACCCGATGAACAAACGCGACTGGACCGCGGGCTGCATCTCCGTCACGGACCGGCAGATCGAGGATATCTACGCCATGGTCAGGGACGGGACACCGATCGACATCTATGCCTGA
- the phnE gene encoding phosphonate ABC transporter, permease protein PhnE, giving the protein MAFRGFGGFATSGLIGAAILWSFATTDVELSRLMSAGPRIADFLGRMFPPDPTVMAEIKKGSAETLRIAILGSLGAVILSVPFGILASETMVSPAVFRPIRTLLAFIRAIPLILVAMLMVGAVGLGPLPGIIAVAFHATGMLAKFYAEAIDGVSRAPIAALESAGAGPLVRLRYAIWPQMAPVVARDTIFRFELNLRESLILGIVGAGGIGFYIQTYVRSFQYDKAASVTIAVFVMVIAIEAINVALRRRFA; this is encoded by the coding sequence ATGGCGTTCCGCGGGTTTGGCGGCTTTGCGACGAGTGGTCTGATTGGCGCTGCGATCCTGTGGTCCTTCGCGACGACCGATGTCGAGTTGTCGCGTCTCATGTCGGCCGGCCCGCGCATTGCCGATTTCCTCGGTCGCATGTTTCCGCCTGACCCGACCGTGATGGCCGAGATCAAGAAGGGCAGCGCGGAAACGCTGAGAATAGCGATCCTCGGCTCCCTCGGTGCTGTGATCCTGTCCGTTCCCTTCGGCATTCTCGCGTCTGAGACGATGGTATCGCCTGCGGTGTTCCGGCCGATCCGAACGCTGCTTGCTTTCATCCGGGCGATTCCGCTGATCCTCGTGGCCATGCTCATGGTAGGCGCTGTCGGGCTCGGGCCGCTGCCCGGCATCATCGCGGTCGCCTTTCATGCAACGGGGATGCTCGCCAAGTTCTATGCCGAGGCGATCGACGGCGTGTCCCGCGCGCCGATCGCCGCGCTGGAAAGCGCGGGCGCCGGGCCGCTCGTGCGGCTCAGATACGCGATCTGGCCGCAGATGGCGCCGGTCGTCGCCCGCGACACGATTTTCCGGTTCGAGTTGAACCTGCGCGAGTCGCTGATCCTCGGGATTGTCGGCGCGGGCGGGATCGGCTTTTACATCCAGACCTACGTGCGCTCTTTCCAGTATGACAAGGCGGCCAGCGTCACGATTGCCGTCTTCGTCATGGTCATCGCCATCGAAGCTATCAACGTCGCGCTGCGCCGTCGTTTTGCCTGA